In Micromonospora sp. LH3U1, one genomic interval encodes:
- a CDS encoding sugar ABC transporter substrate-binding protein, with the protein MNRWKRLAPVTAMVASAAMVLTGCGGSGDDAADDSKLTVWMMGEGGEAQNTFLDGVETEFRQKHPDTDVVVQYIPWLEAPKKFQAALAGGEGPDITELGNTETQGWAAQEALADVSGRMGGWADGKALLPDLVRNAQLDGKQYGVPWYAGVRAVYYRTDWFAEAGVQPPKTWDDLVTVAKTVQAKKKGTYGIALPGNSELPFYSFLWGAGGEIASNQGGTWKSGYTTPEAQRAVKFWTDLVTVHKVAPPAAAGWNEVDARTQFATGKAAMAFAGSWQQGAMKKDNPEIEKVWGTFPIPGPDGKAAPGFAGGSDVAIWKDSERQDLAWDYLTVLLNKKNAQSFASSLGFFPVYQDLVAGDTYANDKVMAAFATTMQNTKLTPLTPKWVEVSRTKTVTQAMNSSVMKGQKTVEKATADAAGEMEGILNSK; encoded by the coding sequence GTGAACAGGTGGAAGCGGCTGGCCCCGGTCACCGCCATGGTGGCCTCGGCCGCGATGGTGCTGACCGGCTGTGGGGGCTCCGGCGACGATGCGGCGGACGACAGCAAGCTCACGGTCTGGATGATGGGTGAGGGCGGCGAGGCACAGAACACCTTCCTCGACGGGGTCGAAACCGAGTTCCGCCAGAAGCACCCCGACACCGACGTGGTGGTGCAATACATTCCCTGGCTCGAAGCGCCCAAGAAGTTCCAGGCCGCGCTCGCCGGTGGTGAGGGCCCGGACATCACCGAGCTGGGCAACACTGAGACTCAGGGCTGGGCGGCCCAGGAGGCGCTCGCCGACGTGAGCGGTCGGATGGGCGGCTGGGCCGACGGCAAGGCCCTGCTGCCCGACCTGGTGCGCAACGCGCAGCTCGACGGCAAGCAGTACGGCGTGCCCTGGTACGCCGGTGTGCGCGCGGTCTACTACCGCACCGACTGGTTCGCCGAGGCCGGGGTGCAGCCACCGAAGACCTGGGACGACCTGGTCACCGTGGCCAAGACCGTGCAGGCGAAGAAGAAGGGCACCTACGGCATCGCCCTGCCGGGCAACTCCGAGCTGCCCTTCTACTCCTTCCTCTGGGGTGCCGGCGGCGAGATCGCCAGCAACCAGGGCGGCACCTGGAAGTCCGGCTACACCACGCCCGAGGCGCAGCGGGCCGTCAAGTTCTGGACCGACCTGGTGACCGTGCACAAGGTGGCCCCGCCAGCGGCGGCGGGCTGGAACGAGGTCGACGCCCGCACCCAGTTCGCCACCGGCAAGGCCGCGATGGCCTTCGCCGGCAGCTGGCAGCAGGGTGCCATGAAGAAGGACAACCCCGAGATCGAGAAGGTCTGGGGTACGTTCCCGATCCCCGGCCCGGACGGCAAGGCGGCACCCGGTTTCGCGGGCGGCTCGGACGTGGCGATCTGGAAGGACAGTGAGCGGCAGGACCTGGCCTGGGACTACCTGACCGTGCTGCTGAACAAGAAGAACGCGCAGAGCTTCGCGAGCAGCCTCGGTTTCTTCCCGGTCTACCAGGACCTGGTCGCCGGCGACACGTACGCCAACGACAAGGTGATGGCGGCGTTCGCCACCACCATGCAGAACACCAAGCTCACGCCGCTCACCCCGAAGTGGGTGGAGGTCAGCCGGACCAAGACGGTGACCCAGGCGATGAACAGCTCGGTGATGAAGGGTCAGAAGACGGTCGAGAAGGCTACCGCCGACGCGGCCGGTGAGATGGAAGGCATTTTGAACAGCAAGTGA
- a CDS encoding carbohydrate ABC transporter permease has protein sequence MSSLTKVPETAAARETPVRRRRRVDRLPYLLLLPALLIIGVLLLWPLGQVVVMSFYRLNNVRQLRGDREWPWVGLSNYGDILSDPFFLTVLRNTVLFAVANVLLTMVLGTLVGLLLNRLGRKMATFVASCVMLAWATPALTGTIVWKWIFDDTSGLVTWLFNALPDGLSTSLFGRSDWTGYGWFNSPLLFFAILTLVVVWHSFPFIAVSVLAGLKSVPSELHEAARVDGASPWRVFWKITFPLLRPVFGILIVLSTIWDFKVFTQQFVLAGGTQDRPTFMLAIYSYAEAFSPPPKYGLGAAIAVILTLILLVVTGFYVRMVLRQEDES, from the coding sequence GTGAGCTCACTGACAAAAGTGCCGGAGACGGCCGCCGCGCGGGAGACCCCCGTGCGGCGGCGTCGCCGAGTGGACCGCTTGCCGTACCTGCTGCTCCTGCCCGCCCTGCTGATCATCGGGGTGCTGCTGCTCTGGCCGCTCGGCCAGGTGGTGGTGATGTCCTTCTACCGGCTGAACAATGTCCGGCAACTGCGCGGCGACCGGGAGTGGCCGTGGGTGGGGCTGAGCAACTACGGCGACATCCTCTCCGATCCGTTCTTCCTGACCGTGTTGCGCAACACGGTTCTGTTCGCCGTGGCCAACGTGCTGCTCACGATGGTCCTCGGCACCCTGGTCGGGCTGCTGCTCAACCGGCTCGGTCGCAAGATGGCGACCTTCGTGGCCAGTTGCGTGATGCTCGCCTGGGCTACGCCGGCGCTGACCGGCACCATCGTCTGGAAATGGATCTTCGACGATACGAGCGGGCTCGTCACGTGGCTGTTCAACGCGCTGCCGGACGGGCTCTCCACCAGTCTGTTCGGTCGTAGCGACTGGACCGGCTACGGCTGGTTCAACTCACCACTGCTCTTCTTCGCCATCCTCACCCTGGTGGTCGTCTGGCACTCGTTCCCGTTCATCGCGGTGAGCGTGCTCGCCGGTCTCAAGAGCGTGCCGAGCGAGTTGCACGAGGCGGCCCGGGTGGATGGCGCCAGCCCGTGGCGGGTCTTCTGGAAGATCACCTTCCCGTTGCTGCGCCCGGTCTTCGGGATCCTGATCGTGCTCTCCACCATCTGGGACTTCAAGGTCTTCACCCAGCAGTTCGTCTTGGCCGGCGGCACGCAGGACCGTCCGACGTTCATGCTCGCCATCTACTCGTACGCCGAAGCTTTCTCTCCACCGCCGAAGTACGGACTCGGCGCGGCCATCGCGGTGATCCTCACGCTGATCCTGCTCGTGGTCACCGGCTTCTACGTACGGATGGTGCTCAGGCAGGAGGACGAGTCGTGA
- a CDS encoding GlsB/YeaQ/YmgE family stress response membrane protein, with amino-acid sequence MELTVWGIITAIVVGLIVGALGRLVVPGRQNMPIWLHMLIGVGAALLGTVLARAIGIATETNGVDWGELLVQVVLAAIAVALVAGVGGRRRVTR; translated from the coding sequence GTGGAGCTCACCGTGTGGGGCATCATCACTGCGATCGTTGTTGGTCTGATCGTCGGCGCGCTCGGCCGCCTGGTTGTTCCGGGCCGGCAGAACATGCCGATCTGGCTGCACATGCTGATCGGTGTCGGCGCGGCCCTGCTGGGCACCGTGCTGGCGCGGGCCATCGGCATCGCGACCGAGACGAACGGCGTCGACTGGGGCGAGCTGCTGGTTCAGGTCGTCCTGGCGGCGATCGCGGTCGCGCTGGTGGCTGGCGTGGGTGGCCGCCGCCGCGTGACCCGGTAA
- a CDS encoding GlsB/YeaQ/YmgE family stress response membrane protein: MELTVWGIITAIVVGLIVGALGRLVVPGRQNMPIWLHLLIGVGAALLGTVLARAIGIATETNGVDWAELLVQVVVAAIAVALVAGVGRRRSVTR; this comes from the coding sequence GTGGAGCTCACCGTGTGGGGCATCATCACTGCGATCGTTGTTGGTCTCATTGTCGGCGCGCTCGGCCGCCTGGTCGTTCCGGGCCGGCAGAACATGCCGATCTGGCTGCACCTGCTGATCGGTGTCGGCGCGGCCCTGCTGGGCACGGTGCTGGCGCGGGCCATCGGCATCGCCACCGAGACCAACGGCGTGGACTGGGCCGAGTTGCTGGTGCAGGTCGTCGTGGCCGCGATCGCGGTCGCGCTGGTGGCGGGCGTTGGTCGCCGCCGCAGCGTCACCCGATAA